A genomic region of Dactylococcopsis salina PCC 8305 contains the following coding sequences:
- a CDS encoding DUF6888 family protein, giving the protein MKRSVTQKFWERFDRSLSGKILTSRFGETKCNPKILGEIRSVSLWKDSLTAILNYCPSLEVSRSNIMVTNKQALTSVTICQSLTKTLCSIELFRFDETRRVIYILAVTSRKEELEVIINENGELNRP; this is encoded by the coding sequence GTGAAACGAAGTGTAACCCAAAAATTCTGGGAGAGATTCGATCGGTCTCTCTCTGGAAAGATTCTAACCAGTAGGTTCGGTGAAACGAAGTGTAACCCAAAAATTCTGGGAGAGATTCGATCGGTCTCTCTCTGGAAAGATTCTCTGACAGCTATATTGAATTATTGCCCTAGTCTAGAAGTTTCAAGATCAAATATCATGGTTACTAATAAACAAGCTCTTACCAGTGTTACGATTTGTCAAAGCCTGACCAAGACTTTATGTTCAATAGAATTATTTAGATTCGACGAGACCAGAAGAGTTATTTATATTTTGGCAGTAACTAGCCGAAAAGAGGAATTAGAAGTCATCATCAATGAAAATGGAGAATTAAATCGACCATGA
- the cobT gene encoding nicotinate mononucleotide-dependent phosphoribosyltransferase CobT — protein sequence MIRIYTQIQQGHRWLTQYRGKRPAFACVLGFTETGLLPKISAAGATPDDRRYTAIADAECLVNGIQLHPKHPLPPLTVGASPTLISRAFVEALSLPVYVFNAGLPHSPAIPHIDLAGKPAQCVSTGKALPQATVEHLFAQGWHWGEVLAQTVKDSYLTIGECVVGGTTTALGLLTGLRVAAANKINSSHPQCNHQQKWEIVQAGLGKTDWYFQQTAIDPFAVVAAVGDPMQAVVAGMALSASREVGVLLAGGTQMLAVYGLIQRLLRNGSRGDLDKIVVGTTRWVAEDLTGDTIGLAKTLQDVPLLATGLSFATSEFPQLTAYEDGYVKEGVGAGGCAIAAHLDLGWSQAQLLSTIEALVQQYAKIS from the coding sequence ATGATTCGGATTTATACACAAATTCAACAAGGACATCGCTGGTTAACTCAATATCGCGGAAAACGCCCCGCCTTTGCTTGTGTTTTAGGGTTTACAGAAACGGGATTATTGCCTAAAATTTCCGCCGCCGGAGCCACCCCAGACGATCGGCGCTACACTGCGATCGCGGACGCAGAATGTTTGGTCAATGGCATCCAACTGCACCCGAAACATCCCTTACCTCCCCTCACCGTTGGCGCTTCTCCTACTCTAATTTCCCGTGCGTTTGTGGAAGCGCTTTCTCTCCCCGTTTATGTATTTAATGCGGGTTTACCCCATTCCCCTGCGATTCCTCACATTGATCTCGCGGGAAAACCCGCGCAATGTGTTTCCACAGGAAAGGCACTCCCTCAAGCAACAGTCGAACATTTATTCGCCCAAGGCTGGCATTGGGGAGAAGTTCTCGCGCAAACAGTAAAAGATAGTTATTTAACTATTGGGGAATGTGTTGTCGGAGGAACAACCACAGCTTTAGGGTTACTCACGGGGTTGAGAGTCGCCGCCGCCAACAAAATTAATAGCAGTCATCCTCAATGTAATCATCAGCAAAAATGGGAAATTGTCCAAGCTGGGTTAGGAAAAACCGATTGGTATTTTCAACAAACCGCTATTGATCCCTTTGCGGTAGTGGCTGCGGTTGGTGATCCGATGCAAGCCGTTGTTGCTGGTATGGCGTTATCTGCAAGTCGAGAGGTGGGCGTTTTACTCGCTGGAGGAACACAAATGCTGGCGGTTTATGGCTTAATTCAACGCTTATTGAGAAATGGGAGTCGAGGCGATTTAGATAAAATTGTCGTTGGGACAACCCGTTGGGTTGCAGAAGACCTTACGGGTGATACGATTGGACTGGCGAAAACCTTACAGGATGTCCCATTACTTGCTACAGGATTGAGCTTTGCCACCTCAGAGTTTCCCCAACTTACTGCTTATGAAGATGGTTATGTCAAAGAAGGGGTTGGGGCTGGAGGTTGCGCGATCGCAGCTCATTTGGATTTAGGTTGGAGTCAAGCCCAATTGTTAAGCACAATTGAAGCGTTAGTCCAACAATATGCCAAAATCAGTTAA
- a CDS encoding DUF6887 family protein, with the protein MTSQLERMTREQVRDYLRHNPADDQAWEIFFQKLDESPKQKISSIQEFNQLLKEKTNPNQ; encoded by the coding sequence ATGACTAGCCAACTCGAACGGATGACTCGCGAACAAGTGAGAGATTATCTTCGCCATAACCCTGCTGATGATCAAGCCTGGGAAATTTTTTTCCAAAAACTAGACGAATCCCCCAAACAAAAAATTTCATCAATACAAGAATTTAATCAACTTCTCAAAGAAAAAACGAATCCTAATCAATAG
- a CDS encoding Uma2 family endonuclease: MTQATSKPITLEEFLQQPETKPPQEYIEGKIIQKPVPQGKHSIIQGELLSVINQTIKPKSFGRAFPELRWTFGNRSIVPDLVVFTLDRIPRDENGEVSNTFKIAPNWTIEILSPNQNQTQVTKNILHCLQHGTEIGWLIDPSEKTIFVYRPRQEIAVFDQPEMILPPPEFAKELHLTVSDLFGWLLE, encoded by the coding sequence ATGACTCAAGCAACATCGAAACCTATAACACTGGAAGAATTTTTACAACAACCTGAAACCAAACCTCCTCAAGAATATATTGAGGGAAAAATTATACAAAAACCAGTGCCACAAGGAAAACATAGCATTATTCAGGGAGAATTATTATCCGTCATTAATCAGACCATAAAACCCAAGAGTTTCGGTCGAGCTTTTCCAGAATTACGTTGGACATTTGGGAATCGATCGATTGTTCCTGATCTGGTTGTCTTTACGCTCGATCGAATCCCTCGTGATGAAAATGGAGAAGTTTCTAATACGTTTAAAATTGCGCCCAATTGGACGATTGAGATTCTATCACCAAATCAAAATCAAACCCAAGTGACCAAAAATATTTTGCACTGTCTCCAACATGGAACTGAGATCGGTTGGTTAATTGATCCCAGCGAAAAAACCATATTTGTCTATCGTCCACGACAAGAAATCGCTGTTTTCGATCAACCCGAAATGATCCTTCCTCCTCCTGAGTTTGCTAAGGAATTACATTTAACAGTTAGTGATTTATTTGGTTGGTTATTAGAGTAA
- a CDS encoding extracellular solute-binding protein produces the protein MLNRREVLLITLMSAIAPFLSSCRTSNNSLVIKVLEDSIPPQLLGDFKKQFPLDRTLDIKPISQLESLYQFLENAVTKDNQKTANLVTLGDIWLEKAIKKELIQPLTVNSLRNWEMLPASWQKLVQRDRNGNLDARGKVWGIPYRWGSTVIAYREDRFRQAGYDPPTDWGDLWREELRDRISLLNQPREVIGLTLKKLGFSYNTPDLDSISDLKTALKTLNQQVKFYSSQSYLQPLILEDTWVAVGWSNDLLQLRTRYPDIKTIIPRSGTALWADLWVNPTGNEAISEAILQWIDFCLNPKAANQIGIFTNASSPIFINANRDKIPKSLGEDKIKNPSSEVLEKSEFLLPLSPKTEEQYQGFWKGMRRS, from the coding sequence ATGTTAAACCGTCGTGAAGTTTTGTTAATTACTTTAATGAGCGCGATCGCACCGTTTTTGTCATCTTGTCGCACTAGCAACAATTCTCTAGTGATTAAAGTGTTAGAAGACTCGATTCCCCCTCAACTTCTGGGAGATTTTAAAAAACAGTTTCCGCTCGATCGAACCCTAGATATTAAGCCAATTTCGCAGTTAGAAAGTCTCTATCAATTCCTCGAAAATGCAGTCACCAAAGACAACCAAAAAACAGCAAATTTAGTCACATTAGGAGATATTTGGCTAGAAAAAGCGATTAAAAAAGAGTTAATTCAACCGCTAACCGTTAATTCTCTCCGTAACTGGGAAATGCTACCCGCTTCCTGGCAAAAATTAGTCCAACGCGATCGAAACGGGAATCTAGATGCTAGAGGAAAGGTTTGGGGGATTCCCTACCGTTGGGGAAGCACAGTGATTGCTTACCGCGAAGATCGGTTTCGTCAAGCGGGATATGATCCGCCGACAGACTGGGGAGATTTATGGCGAGAAGAATTGCGCGATCGAATTTCTTTACTCAATCAACCGCGAGAAGTCATTGGGTTAACCTTAAAAAAACTCGGATTTTCTTATAACACTCCTGATTTAGACTCAATTTCCGACTTAAAAACCGCACTAAAAACCCTCAACCAACAAGTTAAATTTTATAGTTCTCAATCCTATTTACAACCCTTAATTTTAGAAGACACTTGGGTTGCTGTGGGTTGGTCAAATGACCTTTTACAATTACGCACCCGTTACCCCGATATTAAAACCATTATCCCGCGATCGGGAACAGCGCTTTGGGCTGATTTATGGGTGAATCCCACAGGAAACGAAGCCATTTCCGAGGCGATTTTACAATGGATTGATTTTTGTTTAAATCCTAAAGCAGCGAATCAAATTGGCATTTTTACTAATGCGTCTTCTCCCATTTTTATCAATGCTAACCGTGATAAAATTCCGAAGAGTTTAGGAGAAGATAAGATTAAAAACCCCTCTTCAGAAGTATTAGAAAAGAGCGAGTTTTTATTACCATTATCGCCAAAAACAGAGGAACAATATCAAGGATTCTGGAAAGGAATGAGGAGAAGTTAA
- a CDS encoding aldo/keto reductase: MNTTTPTTVALGKNGPQVTPLGVGTWSWGDRLFWDYGKEYDQTQVKDAFQASIEAGITLFDTAEVYGLGESERLLGQFAKDNDTPVSIATKYFPLPWRIFPQVVADTLTESLKRLEVESIPLYQVHSPFSFFMNQETLMDALAKEVKQGRIKAVGVSNYSASQMREAHEHLQKRGVPLASNQVLYSLLDRKIENNGIWETAEELGVTIIAYSPLAQGLLTGKYTGSEKPTGARRLDPKFKASGINKISPVINSLQKLAEKYNKTPAQVALNWVICRGAIPIPGAKNATQAQQNAGAIGWSLDSEDVQELNQVSQL; the protein is encoded by the coding sequence ATGAATACGACCACACCGACTACGGTTGCTTTAGGGAAAAATGGTCCACAAGTTACGCCCCTCGGCGTTGGGACTTGGTCTTGGGGCGATCGATTATTTTGGGATTATGGCAAAGAATACGACCAAACTCAGGTCAAAGATGCGTTTCAAGCATCGATAGAAGCTGGTATTACGTTATTTGATACCGCCGAAGTCTATGGTTTGGGAGAGTCAGAACGATTATTAGGTCAGTTTGCTAAGGATAATGATACTCCTGTCTCGATCGCAACGAAATATTTTCCGTTACCTTGGCGGATTTTTCCGCAAGTTGTAGCAGATACGCTCACAGAAAGCCTAAAACGTTTGGAAGTGGAAAGCATTCCTTTATATCAGGTGCATTCTCCCTTTTCCTTTTTTATGAATCAAGAAACCCTCATGGATGCTTTGGCAAAAGAAGTGAAACAGGGAAGAATTAAAGCAGTAGGAGTGAGTAACTATTCCGCTAGTCAAATGCGAGAAGCTCACGAACACTTGCAAAAACGCGGTGTTCCTTTAGCGAGTAACCAGGTTCTTTATTCGTTGCTCGATCGAAAAATTGAAAACAATGGCATCTGGGAAACTGCCGAAGAATTAGGCGTTACGATCATCGCTTACAGCCCTTTAGCCCAAGGTTTGCTAACAGGAAAATATACTGGTTCGGAAAAACCCACTGGTGCGCGACGTTTAGACCCTAAATTCAAAGCCTCTGGGATCAATAAAATTTCTCCTGTTATTAATTCCCTGCAAAAACTCGCGGAAAAATACAACAAAACCCCTGCACAAGTCGCATTAAACTGGGTAATTTGTCGAGGCGCAATTCCGATTCCTGGTGCGAAAAATGCCACCCAGGCTCAACAAAATGCGGGGGCGATCGGCTGGAGTTTAGACTCAGAGGACGTTCAGGAATTAAACCAAGTGAGCCAGCTTTAA
- a CDS encoding Gfo/Idh/MocA family protein, translated as MSNESLGVAIVGTGFGKKVHIPAFQIHDRTSPVAVYNPNLEKARSIAQEYDIPHASNQLDTILSLPDVDAVSISTPPFLHYDMAKATLKAGKHLLLEKPLNLNAQETRELYHLAKQNGVVAASDFEFRGVPEWQLLAEYLQNDYVGKKRLVKIDWVLGRRANPEQAWNWYAQKDQGGGALGAVGSHAFDYINWLFGGVNRLSAQLYTAIAQRPDPKEDGKLKPVDSDDTCLLMLELADGTPCQLTISSVAYQGRGHWIEVYGDRGTVVLGSGNLSDYIHGFRFLAAPSGESLSEVFIPDRLAFPKVYPEGRIAPVLRLIDHWVKAIQTQTPMIPSLREGVYSQLLMDLSHESNEKNSWVDVPNFEDFLNH; from the coding sequence ATGAGTAATGAATCTCTAGGTGTTGCGATCGTTGGGACAGGTTTCGGGAAAAAGGTACACATTCCAGCGTTTCAAATTCACGATCGAACCTCCCCTGTCGCTGTGTATAATCCTAATTTAGAAAAAGCTCGATCGATCGCGCAAGAATACGACATTCCCCACGCTAGTAACCAACTTGACACTATTCTCTCTCTTCCTGATGTGGATGCGGTCAGTATCTCCACACCGCCGTTTTTACATTACGACATGGCGAAAGCAACCCTCAAAGCGGGGAAACATCTTCTTTTAGAAAAACCCCTCAACTTAAACGCACAAGAAACCCGTGAACTATATCATTTAGCGAAACAAAATGGCGTAGTTGCTGCCAGTGATTTTGAATTTCGTGGTGTTCCCGAATGGCAATTGTTAGCCGAATACTTACAAAATGATTATGTGGGGAAAAAGCGGTTAGTAAAAATTGACTGGGTATTGGGAAGACGCGCTAATCCAGAACAAGCATGGAATTGGTACGCGCAAAAAGATCAAGGTGGCGGCGCTTTAGGGGCTGTCGGTTCTCACGCTTTTGATTATATTAACTGGTTATTTGGCGGTGTCAATCGTTTATCTGCTCAATTATACACCGCGATCGCGCAACGTCCAGACCCAAAAGAAGATGGGAAACTCAAACCCGTTGATTCTGATGATACTTGTTTATTAATGCTAGAATTAGCCGACGGAACGCCCTGTCAATTAACCATTAGTTCTGTTGCGTATCAAGGACGAGGACACTGGATCGAAGTATATGGCGATCGAGGAACGGTGGTTTTAGGTAGCGGCAATCTTTCTGATTATATTCATGGTTTCCGTTTTCTCGCCGCACCGTCGGGAGAATCCTTGTCAGAAGTTTTTATTCCCGATCGACTGGCTTTTCCGAAAGTTTATCCAGAAGGACGCATTGCGCCAGTTCTCCGTCTCATTGATCACTGGGTGAAAGCGATTCAAACTCAAACCCCAATGATTCCTTCTTTACGAGAGGGGGTTTACTCGCAATTATTAATGGATTTAAGCCATGAGTCTAACGAAAAAAATAGTTGGGTTGATGTTCCCAATTTTGAGGACTTTTTAAACCATTAA